The following proteins are co-located in the Natator depressus isolate rNatDep1 chromosome 4, rNatDep2.hap1, whole genome shotgun sequence genome:
- the LOC141985738 gene encoding interleukin-8-like isoform X2 → MGTPRLPSAGAPMAGELRCQCVQTVSEVISPKLIALVELIPEGPHCGLPEVIATTKQGKKICLEPSAPWVKLIVTKILSSATSKK, encoded by the exons ATGGGAACTCCCCGCCTCCCCTCCGCAG GGGCCCCCATGGCCGGCGAGCTGCGGTGCCAGTGCGTGCAGACCGTGTCCGAGGTGATCTCCCCCAAGCTCATCGCCCTCGTGGAGCTGATCCCCGAGGGGCCCCACTGCGGGCTGCCAGAAGTCAT AGCCACCACGAAGCAAGGCAAGAAAATCTGTCTGGAGCCCAGCGCGCCCTGGGTCAAGCTGATCGTCACCAAGATCCTGAGCAG
- the LOC141985738 gene encoding growth-regulated alpha protein-like isoform X1 produces MSRPRSFALGSPLMMLLLLEACAALCRGAPMAGELRCQCVQTVSEVISPKLIALVELIPEGPHCGLPEVIATTKQGKKICLEPSAPWVKLIVTKILSSATSKK; encoded by the exons ATGAGCCGCCCTCGGAGCTTCGCCCTCGGCAGCCCCCTGAtgatgctgctgctcctggagGCCTGCGCCGCGCTCTGCCGGG GGGCCCCCATGGCCGGCGAGCTGCGGTGCCAGTGCGTGCAGACCGTGTCCGAGGTGATCTCCCCCAAGCTCATCGCCCTCGTGGAGCTGATCCCCGAGGGGCCCCACTGCGGGCTGCCAGAAGTCAT AGCCACCACGAAGCAAGGCAAGAAAATCTGTCTGGAGCCCAGCGCGCCCTGGGTCAAGCTGATCGTCACCAAGATCCTGAGCAG